Proteins co-encoded in one Acidovorax sp. 69 genomic window:
- a CDS encoding dihydroneopterin aldolase, with protein sequence MTTAAGTQILTLTGLRFDANLGILDHEKTAPQPIQVDAELSLGMQPLAPRDDDIGHVLDYRRVRQIIIDECTAEHVNLLESLIGKLANRLMQLPGVLGVRVKIAKLEIFDDCEVAIRVETGQW encoded by the coding sequence ATGACCACAGCAGCAGGCACCCAGATCCTCACGCTCACCGGCTTGCGCTTTGACGCCAACCTGGGCATCCTCGACCACGAAAAAACGGCCCCCCAGCCCATCCAGGTCGATGCCGAACTGAGCCTGGGCATGCAGCCGCTGGCCCCGCGCGACGACGACATCGGCCATGTGCTGGACTACCGCCGCGTGCGCCAGATCATCATTGACGAGTGCACCGCCGAACACGTGAATCTGCTGGAGAGCCTGATCGGCAAGCTGGCCAACCGCCTGATGCAGCTACCCGGCGTGCTGGGCGTGCGGGTGAAGATTGCAAAACTGGAAATTTTTGACGACTGCGAAGTGGCCATTCGCGTCGAGACAGGACAGTGGTAA
- the ttcA gene encoding tRNA 2-thiocytidine(32) synthetase TtcA codes for MSAVLNEAPIANPSSDPSSGWADEPAEAVASGAARMKIERETHKLEKRLCREVGKAIVDFNMIEEGDKVMVCMSGGKDSYALLDILLKLKARAPIHFDLVAVNLDQKQPGFPEHILPEYLATTGVPFHIENEDTYSIVKKLIPEGKTTCSLCSRLRRGILYRVADELGCTKIALGHHRDDILQTLLLNMFFGGKMKSMPPKLVSDDGKHVVIRPLAYVAEKDTTRWAAHRNFPIIPCNLCGSQENLQRKQVGEMLRDWEKRFPGRVENMFNALQNVVPSHLLDGSLHDFKNAKATGIASEDGDKAFDKEDFVAPSPSLPGVQVVQLL; via the coding sequence ATGAGCGCAGTATTGAACGAAGCCCCCATCGCAAATCCCTCCTCCGACCCTTCCTCCGGCTGGGCCGATGAGCCCGCAGAAGCGGTAGCCAGCGGCGCGGCCCGCATGAAGATCGAGCGCGAAACCCACAAGCTCGAAAAGCGCCTGTGCCGCGAGGTGGGCAAGGCCATTGTCGACTTCAACATGATTGAAGAAGGCGACAAGGTGATGGTGTGCATGTCCGGCGGCAAGGACAGCTACGCCCTGCTCGACATCCTGCTCAAGCTCAAGGCCCGCGCCCCCATCCACTTCGACCTGGTGGCGGTGAACCTCGACCAGAAGCAGCCGGGCTTTCCCGAGCACATCCTGCCCGAGTACCTGGCCACCACCGGTGTTCCGTTTCACATCGAGAACGAAGACACCTACAGCATCGTCAAGAAGCTGATCCCCGAAGGCAAGACGACCTGCAGCCTGTGCAGCCGCCTGCGCCGGGGCATTCTGTACCGCGTGGCCGACGAGCTGGGCTGCACCAAGATTGCGCTGGGCCACCACCGCGACGACATCCTGCAGACCTTGCTGCTCAACATGTTCTTTGGCGGCAAGATGAAGAGCATGCCGCCCAAGCTGGTCAGCGACGATGGCAAACATGTGGTGATCCGTCCGCTGGCCTACGTGGCCGAGAAAGACACCACCCGCTGGGCCGCGCACCGCAACTTCCCCATCATCCCGTGCAACCTGTGTGGCAGCCAGGAGAACCTGCAGCGCAAACAGGTGGGCGAGATGCTGCGCGATTGGGAAAAGCGCTTCCCGGGCCGCGTGGAGAACATGTTCAACGCGCTGCAGAACGTGGTGCCGTCGCACCTGCTCGACGGCAGCCTGCACGACTTCAAGAACGCCAAAGCCACCGGGATCGCCAGCGAAGATGGCGACAAGGCGTTTGACAAGGAAGACTTCGTGGCGCCCTCACCATCGCTGCCAGGCGTGCAGGTGGTGCAACTGTTGTGA
- a CDS encoding DUF4136 domain-containing protein, which yields MTQRRWIPALVLGLAAATLAGCSTTRLVDGQVQSFSTLAAVPAPATYRIERLPSQQTPAFDAVATLAEQALTRVGLQRDDAAPRLVVQLGVQAEAVPRHDPFQSYGPGPWGFGGWYGRGWGLHGSWRFGEPTPLHRRAVSILMRDATTQAVVYETSAVHEDVWVSDPVVYGVLFDAALTGFPLPPQGPRQVRLPLVPPAP from the coding sequence ATGACGCAACGCCGATGGATTCCTGCCCTGGTGCTGGGCCTCGCCGCCGCCACGCTGGCGGGCTGCAGCACCACGCGCCTGGTAGACGGCCAGGTGCAAAGCTTTTCCACCCTGGCGGCGGTGCCCGCACCGGCCACCTACCGCATCGAACGCCTGCCATCGCAGCAAACACCGGCGTTTGACGCCGTGGCCACGCTGGCCGAGCAGGCCCTCACCCGCGTGGGACTGCAACGCGACGATGCCGCACCCCGCTTGGTGGTGCAGCTTGGTGTGCAGGCCGAAGCCGTGCCGCGCCACGACCCTTTTCAATCGTATGGCCCGGGCCCTTGGGGATTTGGCGGCTGGTATGGCCGTGGCTGGGGCCTGCACGGCAGCTGGCGCTTTGGTGAGCCCACGCCCCTGCACCGGCGTGCGGTGAGCATTTTGATGCGCGACGCCACGACGCAGGCCGTGGTGTACGAGACCTCGGCCGTGCACGAGGACGTGTGGGTGAGCGATCCGGTCGTCTATGGTGTGCTGTTCGACGCCGCCCTCACCGGGTTTCCGCTGCCGCCCCAAGGCCCCCGGCAAGTGCGACTGCCCCTGGTCCCGCCCGCCCCCTGA
- a CDS encoding histidine phosphatase family protein, translated as MHATRIVAIRHGETAWNVDTRIQGHLDIPLNDTGLWQAEQVAQALAGEPIAAIYTSDLQRAHATAQAVARTTGAPLMTELGLRERSFGHFQGRTFAEIEAELPEDALRWRKRDPHYTPEGGESLVTLRERIERTVATLAQQHVGELVVMVAHGGVLDVLYRLATRQDIQAPRTWQLSNAAINRLLWTPDGLTLVGWADTQHLDNNAARDETHS; from the coding sequence ATGCACGCCACCCGCATCGTTGCCATCCGCCACGGCGAAACCGCCTGGAACGTAGACACCCGCATTCAGGGCCATCTGGACATTCCGCTCAACGACACCGGCCTGTGGCAGGCCGAGCAGGTGGCGCAGGCCCTGGCGGGCGAGCCCATTGCCGCCATCTACACCAGCGACCTGCAACGCGCGCATGCCACGGCGCAGGCCGTGGCCCGCACCACGGGCGCGCCATTGATGACCGAGCTGGGGCTGCGCGAACGCAGCTTTGGGCACTTTCAGGGCCGCACGTTTGCCGAGATCGAGGCCGAGTTGCCCGAAGACGCGCTGCGCTGGCGCAAGCGTGACCCGCACTACACCCCCGAAGGCGGCGAGTCGCTGGTCACCCTGCGCGAACGCATCGAACGCACCGTGGCCACGCTGGCACAGCAGCATGTGGGCGAGCTGGTGGTGATGGTGGCGCATGGCGGCGTGCTCGATGTGCTGTACCGGCTGGCCACACGCCAGGACATCCAGGCGCCGCGCACCTGGCAGCTTTCCAACGCGGCCATCAACCGCCTGCTGTGGACGCCGGATGGCCTGACCCTGGTCGGTTGGGCCGACACCCAGCACCTTGACAACAACGCAGCGCGCGATGAAACCCATTCCTGA
- a CDS encoding DSD1 family PLP-dependent enzyme, with amino-acid sequence MKPIPEALQSTVGQRVDRIDTPALVVDLDAMDRNIQRMADFARKHQVRWRPHAKMHKSAELALLLQRAGAQGVCVQKLAEAEALAAGGVNDITITNQVIAMPKLHRVARLAAQLAARGGRLGMAVDHPEGIERLAEAMAQQGSDAGIDVLVEIDVGQGRCGVPPGEAAVPLALAVARSPRLRFAGLQAYHGRAQHMASTVGRRETIAAVVRAADHTRQLIEAAGLPVPLITGSGTGTLVHEAASGVFGELQAGSFLFMDADYARNEREPAQPAFEHALFVKTQVVSVRDTHAVCDAGHKSHAIDSGLPTVALLPPERGLRYANGGDEHGLLYADGPKARLPALGRMLWLIPGHCDPTVNLHDFLIGVRGGLAMGVVERIIRVDARGALT; translated from the coding sequence ATGAAACCCATTCCTGAAGCACTGCAGTCCACCGTGGGCCAGCGCGTGGACCGGATCGACACCCCCGCCCTGGTGGTGGACCTGGACGCCATGGACCGCAACATCCAGCGCATGGCCGACTTTGCCCGCAAGCACCAGGTGCGCTGGCGCCCCCACGCCAAGATGCACAAAAGCGCCGAACTGGCCCTGCTGCTGCAGCGCGCCGGTGCACAGGGCGTGTGTGTGCAAAAGTTGGCGGAGGCCGAAGCGCTGGCGGCGGGTGGCGTGAACGACATCACCATCACCAACCAGGTCATTGCCATGCCCAAGCTGCACCGCGTGGCACGGCTGGCCGCCCAGCTCGCGGCACGCGGCGGGCGCCTGGGGATGGCGGTGGACCACCCCGAAGGCATCGAGCGGCTGGCCGAGGCCATGGCACAACAGGGCAGCGATGCGGGCATCGATGTGCTGGTTGAGATCGACGTCGGCCAGGGCCGCTGCGGCGTGCCGCCCGGCGAGGCCGCCGTGCCCCTGGCGCTGGCCGTGGCGCGCAGCCCCCGCCTGCGGTTTGCGGGCCTGCAGGCCTACCATGGCCGCGCCCAGCACATGGCCAGCACTGTGGGCCGGCGCGAGACGATTGCCGCGGTGGTGCGCGCTGCCGACCACACGCGCCAGCTGATCGAAGCTGCCGGGTTGCCCGTCCCGCTCATCACGGGCTCGGGCACGGGCACCCTGGTGCACGAGGCCGCGAGCGGCGTGTTTGGCGAGCTGCAAGCAGGTTCGTTTTTGTTTATGGACGCTGACTACGCACGCAATGAGCGCGAGCCCGCTCAGCCGGCTTTTGAACACGCGCTGTTTGTCAAAACCCAGGTGGTGTCGGTGCGCGACACCCACGCGGTATGCGACGCGGGCCACAAAAGCCACGCCATCGACTCCGGCCTGCCCACCGTGGCCTTGCTCCCGCCCGAGCGCGGGCTGCGCTACGCCAACGGGGGCGACGAGCATGGCCTGCTCTATGCCGACGGCCCCAAGGCCCGCCTGCCCGCGCTGGGTCGCATGCTGTGGCTCATTCCCGGCCACTGCGACCCCACAGTGAACCTGCACGACTTTCTGATCGGCGTGCGCGGCGGGCTGGCGATGGGCGTGGTCGAGCGCATCATCCGGGTGGACGCCCGCGGCGCGCTGACCTGA
- a CDS encoding DUF2760 domain-containing protein: MSPTPPSFLSRVAIAIGSFFAILGNARLAGDVARVRNGEAFAADVAPTEVRVEVPVEKIVEVRVEVPVEVPVEKIVEKTVEKQVATDTAALQLLGLMQREARFVDFIQEDVAPYTDAEIGAAARVVHTGCRKVLREHFTIAPVRAEAEGSRIKLAAGFDAAAVRLTGNVVGQAPFTGTLGHRGWQVTEVKLPQLTDAQAARVLAQAEVEL; encoded by the coding sequence ATGAGCCCCACCCCTCCCTCATTCTTGTCCCGCGTCGCCATTGCGATCGGCAGTTTCTTTGCCATCCTGGGCAATGCCCGCCTGGCCGGCGACGTGGCCCGCGTGCGCAACGGCGAAGCCTTCGCCGCCGACGTGGCGCCCACAGAAGTCCGCGTCGAAGTCCCGGTCGAGAAAATCGTCGAGGTGCGCGTGGAAGTGCCGGTGGAAGTGCCGGTGGAAAAGATCGTGGAAAAGACGGTTGAAAAACAGGTGGCGACCGACACCGCCGCCCTGCAACTGCTGGGCCTGATGCAGCGCGAAGCGCGTTTTGTGGATTTCATCCAGGAAGACGTCGCCCCCTACACCGACGCCGAGATTGGCGCCGCCGCCCGCGTGGTGCACACCGGCTGCCGCAAGGTGCTGCGCGAGCATTTCACCATTGCCCCCGTGCGCGCCGAAGCCGAAGGCAGCCGCATCAAGCTGGCGGCTGGTTTTGACGCCGCCGCCGTGCGCCTGACCGGCAATGTGGTCGGCCAGGCCCCGTTCACCGGCACCCTGGGCCACCGGGGCTGGCAAGTGACCGAAGTGAAGCTGCCCCAGTTGACCGACGCCCAGGCCGCCAGGGTGCTGGCCCAAGCCGAGGTGGAGCTGTAA
- a CDS encoding Hsp70 family protein: protein MSVFSSIASAGTPVASVPATTNTIATSAITASTVGQNGLKSSARFSIGIDLGTTHCALSFVDKGASDGESVVQGVLDIPQLTAPASVEGKPLLPSFLYLPHESELTEAERTLPGAPAAHAITGEFARNRGAATPIRLVSSAKSWLCHPGVDRRAGILPPDAPEEVQRISPLTASTRYLEHLRWAWEQAHPEAPFAQQDITVTIPASFDPAARELTAEACKAAGFQNLTLLEEPQAALYSWIQASGGQWRKQVHHGDVILVVDVGGGTTDLSLIAVLEREGNLELQRIAVGEHILLGGDNMDLALAYGVARKLAQEGKQLDAWQTRALSHGCRAAKEQLLADETLQSVPVVVPSRGSKLIGGSIRTEVTRQEVLAMLVEGFFPRVAVSDKPQTRARAALTQLGLPYAQDAAVTRHLAAFLSRQVHALQAIEGLNGAPVDGATFLHPTAILFNGGVLKAPQIEQRILEVINGWLDSEACAPARLLDGANLDLAVARGAAYYGHITTTGRGVRIRGGTAQSYYVGVESNMPAIPGMEPPLSALCLAPFGMEEGTEVALDAQEFGLVVGEPVRLRFFGSSVRRTDAVGTLLDFWGPEELVELQEIELNLPASGRTAGEVVPVTLEARVTDIGTLELNAVPVGGAERWKVEFDVRAETADAA, encoded by the coding sequence ATGAGCGTTTTTTCATCGATTGCCAGCGCGGGCACGCCCGTCGCTTCCGTGCCGGCCACTACCAATACCATAGCTACTAGCGCAATAACAGCAAGCACTGTAGGCCAAAATGGCTTGAAATCCAGTGCGCGTTTCAGCATTGGCATCGACTTGGGCACCACCCACTGCGCGCTGTCTTTTGTCGACAAAGGCGCCAGCGATGGCGAGTCCGTGGTGCAGGGCGTGCTGGACATTCCCCAGCTCACCGCGCCCGCCAGCGTGGAAGGCAAGCCCCTGCTGCCGTCGTTTTTGTACCTGCCCCACGAGAGCGAGCTGACTGAAGCCGAGCGCACCTTGCCCGGCGCACCGGCGGCGCACGCCATCACCGGCGAATTCGCCCGCAACCGTGGCGCAGCCACGCCCATCCGCCTGGTCAGCAGCGCCAAAAGCTGGCTGTGCCACCCTGGCGTGGATCGCCGCGCGGGCATCCTGCCGCCCGATGCGCCCGAAGAAGTCCAGCGCATCTCGCCGCTGACCGCGTCGACGCGTTATCTGGAACACCTGCGCTGGGCCTGGGAGCAAGCCCACCCCGAGGCACCGTTTGCCCAGCAGGACATCACCGTCACCATCCCCGCCTCGTTCGACCCCGCCGCGCGCGAGCTGACGGCCGAGGCCTGCAAGGCCGCAGGTTTCCAGAACCTGACCCTGCTGGAAGAACCCCAGGCCGCGCTGTACAGCTGGATCCAGGCCAGCGGCGGCCAGTGGCGCAAGCAGGTGCACCACGGCGACGTGATCCTGGTGGTGGACGTGGGCGGTGGCACCACCGACCTGTCGCTCATCGCCGTGCTGGAGCGCGAGGGCAACCTGGAATTGCAACGCATTGCCGTGGGCGAACACATCCTGCTGGGCGGCGACAACATGGACCTGGCGCTGGCCTACGGCGTGGCCCGCAAGCTGGCGCAAGAAGGCAAGCAGCTGGACGCCTGGCAAACCCGCGCCCTGTCGCACGGTTGCCGCGCCGCCAAAGAGCAATTGCTGGCCGATGAAACCCTGCAGTCCGTGCCCGTGGTGGTGCCCAGCCGGGGCAGCAAGCTCATCGGCGGCTCCATCCGCACCGAAGTCACGCGCCAAGAGGTGCTGGCCATGCTGGTCGAAGGCTTCTTCCCCCGGGTTGCGGTCAGCGACAAACCCCAGACCCGCGCCCGCGCGGCGCTCACGCAACTGGGCCTGCCCTACGCGCAAGACGCCGCCGTCACGCGCCACCTGGCCGCCTTCCTGAGTCGCCAGGTCCACGCCCTGCAAGCCATCGAGGGTTTGAATGGGGCGCCGGTGGACGGCGCCACCTTCTTGCACCCCACGGCCATTTTGTTCAACGGCGGCGTGCTCAAAGCGCCGCAGATCGAGCAGCGCATTCTCGAAGTGATCAACGGCTGGCTGGACAGCGAGGCCTGCGCGCCCGCCCGCCTGCTCGACGGCGCCAACCTGGACCTCGCCGTGGCCCGTGGCGCGGCCTACTACGGCCACATCACCACCACCGGCCGTGGCGTGCGCATCCGCGGCGGCACGGCCCAGTCGTACTACGTGGGCGTGGAGTCCAACATGCCCGCGATCCCCGGCATGGAGCCGCCCCTGTCTGCGCTGTGCCTGGCACCGTTTGGCATGGAAGAAGGCACGGAAGTGGCGCTGGATGCGCAAGAGTTCGGCCTGGTCGTGGGCGAGCCCGTGCGCCTGCGTTTCTTCGGCTCGTCCGTGCGCCGTACCGACGCCGTGGGCACCCTGCTGGACTTCTGGGGCCCGGAAGAACTGGTGGAGCTGCAGGAGATTGAGTTGAACCTGCCGGCGTCGGGGCGTACCGCGGGCGAGGTGGTGCCTGTCACGCTGGAAGCCCGGGTGACGGACATCGGCACGCTGGAGCTGAACGCCGTGCCGGTGGGCGGTGCGGAGCGCTGGAAGGTGGAGTTTGACGTGCGGGCGGAGACGGCAGACGCGGCATAG
- a CDS encoding Hsp70 family protein — MAAAPPSSAFVVGIDLGTSHTVAASVPLGGAAADIALLPIPQRSTAGEVTAQPLLPSMRYQAAPGELGDAWQQPWPAQGATAEAPAVVGRWARDLGAAVPARLVASAKSWLSHTGVDRTADILPWGAPEGEGGVAKISPLKASASYLAHVAAAWNAAHPDAPLQQQTVVLTVPASFDEGARALTLEAAQLAGLPPVHLLEEPKAAFHDWLVLQGDRLAAQLAHSRLVLVVDVGGGTTDLTLIRVEPSEPGAQGGGLPTLTRTAVGEHLMLGGDNMDLALAHRMEPHFAPDGQRLPAARFAQLVQRCRQAKEQLLAHDAPESVAVTLLGGGSRVLAQAQTATLTREQVQQWVVDGFFPPAQAHDAPAKRQGALRGLGLPYPADAAITRHLAQFLAQHAPDGLPDTLLLNGGVFHAHAIVQRLTDQLTAWRGSPLRVLHNPHPDWAVARGAAAYGLGRFQPAPTAAEQFSEKSASNQPPAQSQQALAAIKSKADSASPRWPHIGGGSARSYWLVLPGPPGAPPQGVCLLPKGTGEGVRIVLSGRRFALRLGQAVRFALLAHSNPRASAQAGQIGPLVGDGWVELPPLSTVLPAPEGPAKAQVEVQLQARMTEVGTLEVRCVAAHDPAQSWLLPFAVRGAIAAPQTAPESIATSADAESAGGQKHLNHPGTAVSTAVAQIDRIFGTQAQEIGPREVRQLRQTLERTLGPREAWDIAVLRALFDALLLRAKRRRRTPEHERAWLNLAGWCLRPGVGAELDGWRIAQIWALYAPGLAHRQEAANWTEWWVFWRRVAAGLNEDQQMQVLEAVAGHMQKAVQQTTRKREDGSGGKSTHGSYEDMLRLFAAMEAVPWPYRQEMGQWMLQRLRRPAETTQTWWAIGRLAARHSLAANAHRIMPPDAAQEFIDATLAQDWRKNETAMFAAVQMARMTGDRALDLPNSVRNQVLDKMRASGAPTRWTTMVEQVVPMAAEDQQRSLGDSLPPGLVLL; from the coding sequence ATGGCTGCCGCGCCCCCATCGTCTGCCTTTGTCGTCGGTATCGACCTGGGCACCAGCCACACCGTGGCCGCCAGCGTGCCCCTGGGCGGGGCGGCGGCCGACATTGCGCTGCTGCCCATCCCCCAGCGCAGCACTGCCGGTGAGGTCACCGCACAGCCGCTGCTGCCCTCCATGCGCTACCAGGCCGCCCCCGGCGAACTGGGCGATGCCTGGCAGCAGCCCTGGCCCGCGCAGGGCGCGACGGCAGAGGCGCCCGCCGTCGTGGGCCGCTGGGCGCGCGATCTGGGCGCTGCGGTGCCCGCGCGGCTGGTGGCCAGCGCCAAGAGCTGGTTGTCCCACACCGGGGTGGACCGCACGGCCGACATCCTGCCCTGGGGCGCGCCCGAGGGCGAAGGAGGCGTGGCCAAAATCTCGCCGCTGAAGGCCTCGGCCTCGTACCTGGCGCATGTCGCGGCCGCCTGGAACGCCGCGCACCCCGACGCACCGCTGCAGCAGCAAACCGTGGTGCTCACCGTGCCCGCCTCGTTCGATGAGGGTGCGCGCGCACTGACGCTGGAGGCCGCGCAGCTTGCAGGCCTGCCCCCGGTGCACCTGCTGGAAGAGCCCAAGGCCGCGTTCCACGACTGGCTGGTGCTACAGGGCGACCGCCTGGCCGCACAGCTGGCGCACAGCCGCCTGGTGCTGGTGGTGGACGTGGGCGGCGGCACCACCGATCTCACGCTGATCCGCGTCGAGCCCAGCGAGCCCGGCGCGCAGGGTGGTGGGTTGCCCACGCTCACCCGCACCGCCGTGGGCGAGCACCTGATGCTGGGCGGCGACAACATGGACCTGGCGCTGGCGCACCGGATGGAGCCGCACTTCGCCCCCGATGGCCAGCGCCTGCCCGCCGCGCGCTTTGCCCAGCTGGTGCAGCGCTGCCGACAGGCCAAGGAACAACTGCTCGCGCACGACGCACCCGAGAGCGTGGCCGTGACCCTGCTGGGCGGCGGCAGCCGCGTGCTGGCGCAGGCGCAAACCGCCACACTCACGCGCGAACAAGTACAGCAATGGGTGGTGGACGGCTTCTTCCCGCCCGCGCAGGCGCACGACGCGCCCGCCAAACGCCAGGGCGCGCTGCGGGGCCTGGGCCTGCCCTACCCGGCCGATGCGGCCATCACGCGGCATCTGGCGCAGTTTTTGGCGCAGCACGCTCCCGATGGGCTGCCCGACACCTTGCTGCTCAACGGTGGCGTGTTCCATGCGCACGCCATCGTGCAGCGCCTTACCGACCAGCTCACGGCATGGCGCGGCAGCCCGCTGCGCGTGCTGCACAACCCCCACCCCGACTGGGCCGTGGCGCGTGGCGCGGCCGCGTACGGGCTGGGGCGCTTCCAGCCCGCGCCAACCGCCGCCGAGCAGTTCTCCGAAAAATCAGCATCCAATCAACCTCCAGCGCAATCACAGCAAGCGCTGGCAGCTATCAAATCCAAAGCAGACAGCGCCAGTCCGCGCTGGCCCCACATTGGCGGCGGCTCGGCGCGCAGCTACTGGCTGGTGCTGCCCGGCCCACCCGGCGCGCCGCCGCAGGGTGTGTGCCTGCTGCCCAAGGGCACGGGCGAAGGCGTGCGCATTGTGCTGAGCGGCCGCCGGTTTGCGCTGCGGCTGGGCCAGGCCGTGCGTTTTGCGTTGCTGGCCCACAGCAACCCACGCGCCAGTGCCCAGGCCGGCCAGATCGGCCCGCTGGTGGGCGACGGCTGGGTCGAGTTGCCGCCCCTGTCCACTGTGCTGCCCGCGCCCGAAGGCCCGGCCAAGGCGCAGGTCGAGGTGCAGCTGCAGGCCCGCATGACCGAAGTGGGCACGCTCGAAGTGCGCTGCGTGGCCGCGCACGACCCCGCGCAATCGTGGCTGCTGCCGTTTGCCGTGCGCGGTGCCATCGCAGCGCCGCAGACAGCTCCTGAATCCATAGCTACCAGCGCTGATGCAGAGAGCGCTGGAGGCCAAAAACACCTAAATCACCCGGGCACCGCGGTCTCCACCGCCGTGGCCCAGATCGACCGCATCTTCGGCACGCAGGCCCAGGAGATCGGCCCGCGCGAAGTGCGCCAGCTGCGCCAAACGCTGGAAAGAACCCTGGGCCCGCGCGAGGCTTGGGACATCGCTGTGCTGCGCGCGCTGTTCGACGCACTGCTGCTGCGCGCCAAGCGCCGCCGCCGCACGCCCGAGCACGAGCGCGCGTGGCTCAACCTGGCCGGTTGGTGCCTGCGCCCTGGCGTGGGCGCCGAGTTGGACGGCTGGCGCATCGCGCAAATCTGGGCCCTGTACGCGCCCGGCCTGGCGCACCGCCAGGAGGCCGCCAACTGGACCGAATGGTGGGTGTTCTGGCGCCGCGTGGCTGCGGGGCTGAACGAGGACCAGCAAATGCAGGTGCTGGAGGCCGTGGCCGGGCACATGCAAAAGGCGGTGCAGCAAACCACTCGCAAACGCGAGGACGGCAGCGGCGGCAAATCTACCCACGGCAGCTACGAAGACATGCTGCGCCTGTTTGCCGCCATGGAGGCCGTGCCCTGGCCATACCGCCAGGAGATGGGCCAGTGGATGCTGCAGCGCCTGCGCCGCCCCGCCGAAACCACCCAAACCTGGTGGGCCATCGGCCGCCTGGCCGCGCGCCATTCCCTTGCAGCCAATGCCCACCGCATCATGCCCCCGGATGCGGCGCAGGAGTTCATCGACGCCACGCTCGCACAAGACTGGCGCAAGAACGAAACCGCCATGTTCGCCGCCGTGCAAATGGCCCGCATGACCGGCGACCGCGCCCTCGACCTGCCCAACTCTGTGCGCAACCAGGTGCTGGACAAAATGCGCGCCAGCGGCGCCCCCACGCGGTGGACCACGATGGTGGAGCAGGTGGTACCGATGGCCGCCGAAGACCAGCAACGCAGCCTTGGCGACAGCCTGCCGCCGGGATTGGTGCTGCTGTAG